A window of the Oryza brachyantha chromosome 5, ObraRS2, whole genome shotgun sequence genome harbors these coding sequences:
- the LOC121054516 gene encoding serine/arginine repetitive matrix protein 1-like: MGCCVSKKRDELLHGAAAAAGGEVEAPRRRVEARDPPPTEEEKVKEVLSETPTASARARPRQRLRRVDGAVAPSVERGGGEKVPRGKGGGGGGRARDGSRARRAVGAERATSEKSEAASESSVATTATGPERSPGKPARKRAVVSGELGRARRDRPPAAPGAGRPGGGRASPSPPPPPRREPGDRPGRRSPSPAAKRPPDPRRAAASATGAASCPQRKPPVPPKPCGRASPRRAQDTPPQQHSPASSTTTTQSRGPPLPPPPLPPQASAQEAGSSAAAAGDGDGKESLDNPSVAMECFIFL; the protein is encoded by the coding sequence ATGGGCTGCTGCGTCAGCAAGAAGCGCGACGAGCTGCTGcatggtgcggcggcggcggcgggaggagaggTAGAAGCTCCACGGCGGCGGGTGGAGGCTCGcgacccgccgccgacggaggaggagaaggttAAGGAGGTGCTGTCGGAGACACCGACAGCCAGCGCCAGGGCGAGGCCGAGGCAGAGGCTGAGGAGAGTGGATGGGGCTGTGGCGCCGTCGGTGGAGCGGGGTGGAGGGGAGAAGGTGCCGAGggggaagggcggcggcggcggaggtagGGCGAGGGATGGGAGTCGGGCCCGTAGGGCGGTCGGGGCGGAGCGTGCCACCAGCGAGAAGTCGGAGGCGGCGTCCGAGTCgtcggtggcgacgacggctaCGGGACCCGAGCGGTCCCCGGGGAAGCCGGCGAGGAAGAGGGCGGTCGTGTCCGGCGAGCTCGGGCGCGCCAGGCGCGACCGACCTCCTGCGGCTCCAGGCGCCGGTCGCCCTGGAGGAGGCCGCgcgtctccctcgccgccgcctccgccgcggcgcgagCCCGGTGACCGGCCCGGCCGGAGGTCCCCGTCACCTGCCGCGAAACGGCCACCGgacccgcgccgcgccgccgcctccgccaccggtGCCGCGTCGTGCCCCCAGCGGAAGCCACCCGTCCCCCCGAAGCCGTGCGGCCGCGCCTCGCCACGTCGCGCGCAGGACACACCCCCGCAGCAGcactcgccggcgtcgtcgacgacCACCACGCAATCGCGCGGGCCTCCTCTGCCTCCACCTCCACTGCCACCGCAGGCAAGCGCACAGGAGGCCggttcctccgccgccgccgccggcgacggcgacgggaagGAGTCGCTTGACAACCCGTCGGTCGCAATGGAGTGCTTCATATTCCTGTAG